The Clostridioides sp. ES-S-0010-02 genome window below encodes:
- a CDS encoding ABC transporter permease, producing the protein MKTPFKYLIRRILMTIPILIGITFLGFILGVIAPGDPAVEYLSMDGISAPTDEEIERVREELGLNDNIIVQYINWTKKAMTGDLGLSYIKKTSITEEILRRLPITFSLSLMAMFFVIVLSIPLAIIMALKKDSAIDKIGTFVSLLMISIPGFWLAIIMLSIFCENLRWLPTSGYGTIKHLIMPGFVLAAGTIGTVARLNRATLIESIGQNYITVAKAKGLSNKIVIFKYAFLNSLMPIVTVLGNYFGAILGGSTVVEVIFSIPGMGSYVIQGIMSRDYPVVQGYVLFTGIIFIVFNLIVDICYLFLNPKMRVGGK; encoded by the coding sequence GTGAAAACACCATTTAAATATTTAATTAGAAGGATATTGATGACTATCCCTATTTTGATAGGAATAACTTTTCTAGGATTTATATTAGGGGTTATAGCACCTGGTGACCCAGCAGTTGAATATTTAAGCATGGATGGTATTTCTGCTCCTACAGATGAAGAAATAGAAAGAGTTAGAGAAGAGTTAGGGTTAAATGATAATATTATAGTTCAGTATATTAATTGGACTAAAAAAGCTATGACTGGAGATTTAGGACTTTCCTATATCAAAAAGACATCTATCACAGAAGAGATATTAAGAAGGTTACCAATAACCTTCTCTTTATCTTTAATGGCTATGTTTTTTGTTATAGTGTTATCTATACCATTAGCTATAATCATGGCTTTAAAAAAGGATTCAGCGATAGATAAGATTGGCACTTTTGTATCTTTACTTATGATATCTATTCCAGGGTTTTGGTTAGCTATTATTATGTTAAGTATATTTTGTGAGAATCTTAGATGGCTACCTACGAGTGGGTATGGTACGATTAAACATTTAATAATGCCTGGATTTGTTTTAGCAGCTGGGACTATAGGAACTGTAGCAAGGTTAAATAGAGCAACTTTAATAGAAAGTATAGGACAAAACTATATAACAGTGGCAAAAGCTAAGGGTCTGTCAAATAAAATAGTTATTTTTAAGTATGCTTTTTTAAATTCATTAATGCCCATTGTAACAGTTCTGGGAAACTATTTTGGTGCTATTTTAGGAGGCTCCACAGTGGTTGAGGTTATTTTTAGTATTCCAGGTATGGGAAGTTATGTAATACAAGGAATAATGAGTAGAGATTATCCAGTGGTACAAGGATATGTGCTATTTACAGGAATTATATTTATAGTGTTTAATTTAATTGTAGACATATGTTACCTATTTCTTAATCCTAAAATGAGGGTGGGAGGTAAATGA
- a CDS encoding ABC transporter permease, which yields MNKFKEMLFIHKLAFLVLIIMILVAIFAPELAPYDPNKVQMDDRLMGISREHILGTDTLGRDILSRILYGARVSISLAFLATLLTMLFGSFVGIIAGYCGGIVDTIIQSIVNIFQGLPSLSFMIALAGVLGPGIKSLLIAIVFTSWAGFSRIVRGEVLKVKEEKYVEGARALGASHIYIILHYIIPNIFAPFIVLFAIRVGKSVLSMASLSFLGLGIQPPQADWGVMINDAKTHFRSYPNLLLAPGFSILLLCCSINLIGDALRDMFDEKSNTLSQYL from the coding sequence ATGAATAAATTTAAAGAAATGTTATTTATACATAAACTAGCTTTTTTAGTGCTAATAATTATGATACTTGTTGCAATATTTGCACCAGAGTTAGCTCCATATGACCCTAATAAAGTACAAATGGATGATAGATTAATGGGAATTTCTAGAGAACATATACTTGGTACAGATACTCTAGGCAGAGATATTCTAAGTAGGATATTATATGGAGCCAGAGTATCAATATCTTTAGCTTTTTTAGCAACCTTATTAACAATGCTATTTGGTAGTTTTGTGGGTATAATAGCAGGATATTGTGGTGGGATAGTAGATACGATAATACAGTCAATTGTAAATATATTTCAAGGTCTTCCAAGTCTTAGCTTTATGATTGCTCTTGCTGGAGTTCTTGGGCCAGGTATAAAAAGTTTATTAATTGCAATAGTATTCACTTCTTGGGCTGGTTTTTCAAGAATAGTTAGAGGAGAGGTATTAAAGGTAAAAGAAGAAAAATATGTTGAAGGTGCAAGAGCACTAGGGGCTAGTCATATTTATATAATTTTGCACTATATAATTCCAAATATATTTGCTCCTTTTATAGTACTATTTGCAATAAGGGTAGGAAAAAGTGTACTTTCTATGGCATCGTTAAGTTTTTTAGGTCTAGGAATACAACCCCCACAAGCAGATTGGGGTGTTATGATAAATGATGCTAAGACTCATTTTAGAAGCTATCCAAATCTATTATTAGCACCTGGGTTTAGTATATTATTATTGTGTTGCAGTATAAATTTAATTGGAGATGCACTAAGGGATATGTTTGATGAAAAAAGCAACACTTTAAGCCAATATCTTTAG
- a CDS encoding ABC transporter ATP-binding protein, whose protein sequence is MNRDISIKDLKIHFNTKEGKVRAVDGISRTFQSGKITGIIGETGSGKSVLGLGILNLVSNNSTVSGSVLYEEKDLLKIKENEIREIRGKKIALIPQNPSSSFNPILKIGSHMNELFYYHGKEKKNSCKSKSLEILKNFFFSNSELVYNSYGFQLSGGMSQRALAAIGTALKPNWVIADEPTKGLDAIIRKQVYEVFYDLRSNMGVSMILITHDLMLAKKLCDEVVVMYAGKIIEEGTKNSIFNNPLHPYTRGLIDSQPNKKLIPIEGIAPSLTNLPKGCRFSPRCKVAKKTCIDYEPRLFDVNGSKVRCFLYDKSLQPL, encoded by the coding sequence ATGAATAGAGATATAAGTATAAAAGATTTAAAAATTCATTTTAATACTAAGGAAGGAAAAGTAAGAGCTGTAGATGGAATATCTAGAACCTTTCAAAGTGGTAAAATTACAGGAATTATTGGAGAAACTGGAAGTGGAAAATCGGTACTAGGACTAGGGATTTTGAACCTTGTATCTAATAACTCAACTGTTTCAGGCAGTGTCTTATATGAAGAAAAAGATTTGCTAAAAATTAAAGAAAATGAAATTAGAGAAATCAGAGGGAAAAAAATAGCGTTAATACCCCAAAATCCATCAAGTTCTTTTAATCCAATATTGAAAATAGGAAGTCATATGAATGAACTTTTTTATTATCATGGAAAAGAAAAAAAGAATTCTTGTAAGAGTAAAAGTTTGGAGATATTAAAAAATTTTTTTTTCTCAAATAGTGAGTTGGTTTATAATTCGTATGGATTTCAGTTAAGTGGAGGTATGAGTCAAAGAGCATTAGCAGCTATAGGGACAGCACTAAAACCTAACTGGGTAATTGCAGATGAACCAACTAAAGGGTTGGATGCAATAATAAGAAAGCAAGTATATGAAGTATTTTATGATTTAAGAAGTAATATGGGCGTTAGCATGATACTTATAACTCATGATTTAATGCTAGCTAAAAAGCTTTGTGATGAAGTTGTAGTTATGTATGCAGGTAAAATCATAGAAGAGGGTACAAAAAATAGTATCTTTAATAATCCACTACATCCTTATACGAGAGGTTTAATTGATTCACAGCCAAATAAAAAATTAATACCCATTGAAGGGATAGCGCCAAGTCTAACAAACTTACCAAAAGGATGTAGATTTTCTCCGAGATGCAAGGTTGCAAAAAAAACATGTATTGATTATGAACCAAGACTATTTGATGTTAATGGTTCAAAAGTGAGGTGTTTTCTTTATGATAAGAGTTTGCAACCTTTATAA